A single genomic interval of Oceanithermus profundus DSM 14977 harbors:
- a CDS encoding CDP-alcohol phosphatidyltransferase family protein has protein sequence MGEAPRLADGLKPRPAEEVLNRLVFRPLGHAVVRLVWGTPIRPEHLVLAHGLLGLAAAGLIGLGHGLAAALLLQLVTVLDNADGQLARARRQVSLLGRYLDSEVDLLVHAALFAALYLRTGDAAGALLGFAILTWVLSLDFNLSALAAGEAGADAPPRPGLEAALARVYAAVFGWQDRAIRAAERALARRLGTSGEAWWPRPFLAFFANLGRTTQFAVLGLALALGRPEAYLGFLQLTVLALPLVYAVRIWHAIRSPR, from the coding sequence GTGGGTGAGGCGCCGCGGCTGGCCGACGGCCTCAAGCCCCGGCCCGCGGAGGAGGTGCTGAACCGGCTCGTCTTCCGCCCGCTGGGGCACGCGGTGGTGCGGCTCGTCTGGGGCACGCCGATCCGCCCCGAGCACCTGGTGCTGGCGCACGGCCTGCTGGGGCTCGCGGCCGCGGGCCTGATCGGGCTCGGACACGGCCTCGCCGCCGCGCTGCTGTTGCAGCTCGTCACCGTGCTCGACAACGCCGACGGCCAGCTGGCGCGGGCGCGGCGGCAGGTCAGCCTCCTGGGCCGCTACCTCGACAGCGAGGTGGACCTGCTCGTCCACGCGGCCCTCTTCGCCGCCCTCTACCTGCGCACCGGCGACGCGGCCGGCGCGCTGCTCGGCTTCGCGATCCTGACGTGGGTGCTCTCGCTCGACTTCAACCTCTCGGCGCTCGCCGCCGGCGAAGCCGGGGCGGACGCGCCGCCGCGCCCGGGGCTGGAGGCGGCGCTGGCGCGCGTCTACGCGGCGGTCTTCGGCTGGCAGGACCGGGCGATCCGCGCCGCCGAGCGCGCGCTCGCGCGGCGGCTGGGCACGAGCGGCGAGGCCTGGTGGCCGCGGCCCTTCCTGGCCTTCTTCGCCAACCTGGGGCGGACGACCCAGTTCGCGGTCCTGGGGCTGGCGCTGGCGCTAGGGCGACCCGAGGCCTACCTGGGGTTTCTGCAGCTCACGGTCTTGGCGCTGCCGCTGGTCTATGCTGTTCGCATATGGCACGCTATCCGATCCCCACGGTAG
- a CDS encoding 23S rRNA (pseudouridine(1915)-N(3))-methyltransferase RlmH has translation MRWRIVGVGRPKLAYAREGVRFYLERLAPMARVETVFVRPGRREGAALLEASEGWYRIVLDERGRTLRSRELAERISDWELRGVGKAALIVGGAEGLAPQVRAAADWVWSLSPLTLQHELALLVALEQIYRAYTIKRGSAYHRE, from the coding sequence GTGCGTTGGCGCATCGTTGGCGTCGGGCGGCCTAAACTGGCCTACGCCCGCGAGGGCGTGCGCTTCTACCTCGAGCGGCTCGCCCCCATGGCCCGGGTGGAGACCGTCTTCGTGCGCCCCGGCCGCCGCGAGGGCGCGGCGCTGCTCGAGGCCAGCGAGGGTTGGTACCGCATCGTCCTCGACGAGCGGGGCCGGACCCTGCGCTCACGCGAGCTGGCCGAGCGGATCTCGGACTGGGAGCTGCGCGGGGTGGGGAAGGCGGCCCTGATCGTGGGCGGCGCCGAGGGGCTGGCGCCGCAGGTGCGCGCCGCCGCCGACTGGGTCTGGAGCCTGTCGCCGCTCACCCTGCAGCACGAACTCGCCCTGCTGGTCGCCCTGGAGCAGATCTACAGGGCCTATACGATTAAGAGAGGGTCGGCCTATCACCGCGAATAA
- a CDS encoding TrmH family RNA methyltransferase, producing the protein MRITSARNPKVRAWAELKTRRGRLEQGRFLVEGAREAARARAAGIRPQAWLVWPERAGAEEAALLADAPVYELSEAAMRKVSYRENPPALIGVFERPARRLEDLPTRPRRVLVAVEIEKPGNLGAMLRSADASGADAVLVVGEAVDPENPNVIRASTGTVFTLPLAAVDHDAARAWLRERGLQIVAAAPRARRVYWEADLSGPTAFVVGAEDRGLPPGWLEAADLAVRIPMEGVADSLNASVSAALLLYEGLRRQRRG; encoded by the coding sequence GTGCGGATCACGAGCGCGCGTAACCCCAAGGTCCGGGCCTGGGCGGAGCTCAAGACCCGGCGAGGGCGGTTGGAACAGGGGCGCTTCCTGGTGGAGGGCGCGCGCGAGGCGGCGCGGGCGCGGGCGGCGGGGATCCGGCCCCAGGCCTGGCTCGTCTGGCCCGAGCGCGCGGGCGCGGAGGAAGCGGCGCTGCTCGCGGATGCGCCGGTCTATGAACTTTCGGAGGCGGCCATGCGCAAGGTCAGCTACCGCGAGAACCCGCCGGCGCTCATCGGCGTCTTCGAACGCCCGGCGCGCCGCCTCGAAGACCTGCCGACGCGTCCGCGGCGGGTGCTGGTGGCCGTGGAGATCGAAAAACCCGGCAACCTCGGGGCCATGCTGCGCAGCGCTGACGCCAGCGGCGCGGACGCGGTGCTGGTGGTGGGCGAGGCGGTGGACCCGGAGAACCCCAACGTGATCCGGGCCAGCACCGGGACGGTCTTCACGCTGCCGCTGGCGGCGGTGGACCACGACGCGGCGCGCGCCTGGCTGCGGGAACGCGGCCTGCAGATCGTCGCCGCCGCGCCGAGGGCCCGGCGCGTCTACTGGGAGGCCGACCTCTCGGGCCCCACGGCCTTCGTGGTGGGGGCGGAGGACCGGGGGCTGCCCCCGGGCTGGCTCGAGGCGGCGGACCTCGCCGTGCGCATCCCCATGGAGGGCGTCGCCGACAGTCTGAACGCCTCGGTGAGCGCGGCGCTCCTGCTCTACGAGGGGCTGCGCCGGCAGCGCCGGGGTTGA
- a CDS encoding SagB/ThcOx family dehydrogenase, giving the protein MKKKDFGHAFLAYTRLSPGQALPGNGQRVPTAKVYASPLETVDLPEARKSGGPQTWRLMAQLRAQTPELELTLTPGDLAQMLLPLSDRDGRRGYLSSAGAYPVEAYLVVRRVQDTFPGVYHYAVKAHQLEQIAPCPDWAAWEAALADAVGVGLAGVYLVLTAVPARSVARLGPRGYRQALLEAGKAAHATFTAAVALGLAAREAEWFYDESVAQVLGLPEGEYPVAVVIVGR; this is encoded by the coding sequence ATGAAGAAGAAAGACTTCGGACACGCGTTCCTGGCCTACACCCGGCTGAGCCCCGGACAGGCGTTGCCCGGAAACGGACAGCGCGTGCCCACGGCCAAGGTGTACGCCAGTCCGCTCGAGACCGTGGACCTGCCCGAGGCGCGCAAGAGCGGGGGGCCGCAGACCTGGCGGCTGATGGCGCAGCTGCGGGCGCAGACGCCGGAGCTGGAGCTGACCCTCACCCCCGGCGACCTGGCGCAGATGCTGCTGCCGCTCTCGGACCGCGACGGGCGCCGCGGCTACCTCTCGAGCGCCGGGGCCTACCCGGTCGAGGCCTACCTGGTGGTGCGGCGGGTGCAGGACACCTTCCCGGGCGTCTACCACTACGCGGTCAAGGCCCACCAGCTCGAGCAGATCGCCCCCTGCCCCGACTGGGCGGCCTGGGAGGCGGCGCTCGCGGACGCGGTCGGCGTCGGCCTCGCCGGCGTCTACCTGGTCCTTACCGCGGTGCCGGCGCGCAGCGTGGCGCGGCTGGGGCCGCGCGGCTACCGGCAGGCGCTCTTGGAGGCGGGCAAGGCCGCGCACGCCACCTTCACCGCGGCGGTGGCGCTGGGGCTTGCGGCCCGCGAGGCGGAGTGGTTCTACGACGAAAGCGTGGCCCAGGTGCTGGGGCTGCCCGAGGGCGAGTACCCGGTCGCGGTGGTCATCGTCGGGCGCTGA
- a CDS encoding alpha-ketoacid dehydrogenase subunit beta has product MATMTLVQAIARTLDEEMARDEAVVVLGEDVGKRGGVFLATEGLQQKYGPDRVIDTPLSEAAIIGAAVGMAAHGLRPVAEIQFADYVFPGFDQLVSQAAKLRYRSGAQFTAPMVVRMPSGGGVKGGHHHSQSPEAHFVHTAGLKVVAVSTPYDAKGLLKTAIRDDDPVVFLEPKRLYRAVKEEVPDEDYTIPLGEAVTRRQGSDLTIVYYGPVAPEVLQAADELEKVGVHPEVLDLRSLMPWDKETVLEAVSKTGRVMIVSDAPRHASFASEVAATIAEEVLDQLEAPPARVTGFDTPYPYAQDKLYMPTVTRILNAAKKLLDY; this is encoded by the coding sequence ATGGCAACGATGACCCTCGTGCAGGCGATCGCACGCACGCTCGACGAAGAGATGGCGCGCGACGAGGCCGTGGTGGTGCTGGGTGAGGACGTCGGCAAGCGCGGCGGCGTCTTCCTGGCCACCGAAGGCCTGCAGCAGAAGTACGGCCCCGACCGGGTGATCGACACCCCGCTCTCGGAGGCGGCGATCATCGGCGCCGCGGTGGGCATGGCCGCCCACGGCCTGCGCCCGGTGGCCGAGATCCAGTTCGCCGACTACGTCTTCCCCGGCTTCGACCAGCTCGTCAGCCAGGCGGCCAAGCTGCGCTACCGCTCGGGCGCGCAGTTCACCGCCCCCATGGTGGTGCGCATGCCCTCGGGCGGCGGCGTCAAGGGCGGGCACCACCACTCCCAGAGCCCCGAGGCCCACTTCGTGCACACCGCGGGCCTCAAGGTGGTCGCCGTCAGCACCCCCTACGACGCCAAGGGGCTCCTCAAGACCGCGATCCGCGACGACGACCCGGTCGTCTTCCTCGAGCCCAAGCGCCTCTACCGCGCGGTCAAGGAGGAGGTGCCCGACGAGGACTACACCATCCCTCTGGGCGAGGCCGTCACCCGCCGTCAGGGCTCGGACCTCACGATCGTCTACTACGGGCCCGTGGCCCCCGAGGTGCTGCAGGCCGCGGACGAACTGGAAAAGGTGGGCGTGCACCCCGAGGTCCTCGACCTGCGCAGCCTGATGCCCTGGGACAAGGAAACGGTGCTCGAGGCGGTGAGCAAGACCGGCCGCGTCATGATCGTCTCCGACGCCCCCCGCCACGCCAGCTTCGCCAGCGAGGTGGCGGCGACGATCGCCGAGGAGGTGCTCGACCAGCTCGAGGCCCCGCCGGCGCGCGTCACCGGCTTCGACACCCCCTACCCCTACGCCCAGGACAAGCTCTACATGCCCACGGTGACGCGGATTTTGAACGCCGCCAAGAAGCTGCTCGACTACTAG
- a CDS encoding thiamine pyrophosphate-dependent dehydrogenase E1 component subunit alpha: MIKDTQRFEPFTRDPIALVNEHGEWVGPFDLDLDEEQLRALYRDMVAARLLDERLLLLQRSGKTSFAMEAAGHEGIQIAIAHTVKRGFDWLFPYYRDHGMLLALGVPAVEIFGETLATRADPAKGRQMPNHPGSKPLNAFTVASPIASHIPPATGAAISAKIQGTGQVVVTTFGDGATSEGDWHAGVNFASAQGAPVVFVVENNRYAISVDLQKQTGSENLAVKAKAYGMPGYYLDGMDVLASYYVMQEVIERTRAGAGPALVEAVVYRYGPHSSADDDRLYRPKEEVEHWKQRDPLERYRRFLERQELWTPEWEAELREAAEAELARALEEAEAAGPVPEVWMFDDVYEEPLWPQIEQRRLLEEELGA; encoded by the coding sequence ATGATCAAGGACACCCAACGTTTCGAGCCGTTCACCCGCGACCCGATCGCGTTGGTGAACGAACACGGTGAGTGGGTGGGGCCGTTCGACCTCGACCTCGACGAGGAGCAGCTGCGCGCCCTCTACCGCGACATGGTCGCCGCCCGCCTGCTCGACGAACGACTACTCCTGCTGCAGCGCTCGGGCAAGACCAGCTTCGCCATGGAGGCCGCGGGCCACGAGGGGATCCAGATCGCCATCGCCCATACGGTGAAGCGGGGCTTCGACTGGCTCTTCCCCTACTACCGCGACCACGGGATGCTGCTGGCGCTGGGGGTGCCCGCGGTGGAGATCTTCGGCGAGACCCTGGCCACCCGCGCCGACCCCGCCAAGGGGCGGCAGATGCCCAACCACCCGGGCTCGAAGCCGCTCAACGCCTTTACCGTCGCCTCGCCCATCGCCTCGCACATTCCGCCGGCCACCGGCGCGGCCATCAGCGCCAAGATCCAGGGCACCGGCCAGGTCGTCGTCACCACCTTCGGCGACGGCGCCACCAGCGAGGGCGACTGGCACGCCGGCGTGAACTTCGCCTCCGCCCAGGGCGCGCCCGTCGTCTTCGTCGTCGAGAACAACCGCTACGCCATCAGCGTCGACCTGCAGAAGCAGACGGGATCGGAGAACCTGGCCGTCAAGGCCAAGGCCTACGGCATGCCCGGCTACTACCTCGACGGCATGGACGTGCTGGCGAGCTACTACGTGATGCAGGAGGTCATCGAGCGCACCCGCGCGGGCGCGGGGCCGGCGCTCGTCGAGGCCGTGGTCTACCGCTACGGCCCCCACTCCTCGGCCGACGACGACCGCCTCTACCGCCCCAAGGAAGAGGTGGAGCACTGGAAGCAGCGCGACCCGCTCGAGCGCTACCGCCGCTTCCTGGAGCGCCAGGAGCTCTGGACCCCCGAGTGGGAGGCCGAGCTGCGCGAAGCCGCCGAGGCCGAGCTGGCGCGCGCGCTCGAAGAGGCCGAGGCCGCGGGTCCGGTGCCCGAGGTCTGGATGTTCGACGACGTCTACGAAGAACCCCTCTGGCCCCAGATCGAACAGCGCCGGCTCCTCGAAGAAGAGCTGGGCGCCTGA
- the groES gene encoding co-chaperone GroES — translation MASEVKVMIKPLADRVVVEPIEEEVTTKGGIVLPDTAKEKPQRGKVIAVGSGKLLDNGERVPLEVKEGDIVVFAKYGGTEIEIDGNEYIILSERDLLAVVEK, via the coding sequence ATGGCATCGGAGGTCAAGGTAATGATCAAACCCCTAGCAGACCGGGTCGTGGTTGAGCCCATCGAGGAAGAAGTGACCACCAAGGGCGGCATCGTGCTGCCCGACACCGCCAAGGAGAAGCCCCAGCGGGGCAAGGTGATCGCCGTCGGCAGCGGCAAGCTGCTCGACAACGGCGAGCGCGTGCCCCTCGAGGTAAAGGAGGGCGACATCGTCGTCTTCGCCAAGTACGGCGGCACCGAGATCGAGATCGACGGCAACGAGTACATCATCCTGTCCGAGCGCGACCTGCTCGCGGTCGTCGAGAAGTAA
- a CDS encoding ImmA/IrrE family metallo-endopeptidase encodes MTAAQTRRLRAALEARVLERAAAFRERHAPLTPDRMAAGVGFRWRTAAIAGRDGLLDAASRTILVAEGQSPRRQRFTLAHEVMHRLIEQDGDLLSDLHEAYEGAALERALERLCNLGAAEMLLPRAEVERALAAAGPNPRLIWELAERFGVSEPAAAVALVGALGPGALATVFGGRPLAVYFAFGAAAPARGTVLPEAHPLAAVLAAGLPHRGALALPGGARAEHAWARPRRGRVYLLAAGVEAAGG; translated from the coding sequence ATGACGGCGGCACAGACGCGGCGGCTGCGCGCGGCGCTGGAGGCGCGGGTGCTCGAGCGGGCGGCGGCCTTTCGCGAGCGGCACGCGCCGCTCACGCCCGACCGCATGGCCGCGGGCGTCGGTTTTCGCTGGCGCACTGCGGCGATCGCCGGCCGCGACGGCCTGCTCGACGCCGCGAGCCGTACGATCCTCGTTGCCGAGGGGCAGAGCCCCCGGCGCCAGCGCTTCACCCTGGCCCACGAGGTGATGCACCGGCTCATCGAGCAGGACGGCGATCTGCTCTCCGATCTGCACGAGGCCTACGAGGGGGCGGCGCTGGAGCGGGCGCTGGAGCGGCTGTGCAACCTGGGGGCGGCGGAGATGCTGCTGCCCCGCGCCGAAGTGGAGCGGGCGCTGGCGGCGGCCGGCCCCAACCCGCGGCTGATCTGGGAGCTGGCGGAGCGCTTCGGCGTCAGCGAACCGGCGGCCGCGGTGGCGCTGGTGGGGGCGCTGGGGCCGGGGGCGCTGGCGACGGTCTTCGGGGGGCGTCCGCTCGCCGTCTACTTCGCCTTCGGCGCGGCCGCCCCGGCGCGGGGCACGGTCCTTCCGGAGGCGCACCCGCTCGCCGCGGTGCTGGCGGCGGGGCTGCCCCACCGGGGGGCGCTCGCGCTGCCCGGCGGGGCGCGCGCCGAGCACGCCTGGGCGCGGCCCCGGCGCGGCCGCGTCTACCTGCTGGCCGCCGGGGTGGAGGCCGCGGGTGGGTGA
- the glgC gene encoding glucose-1-phosphate adenylyltransferase, with protein sequence MPPAKRLRVLGMILAGGQGSRLYPLTAKRSKPAVPFGAKYRIIDFVLNNFMNSGIYSVYVLIQYKAQSLTEHIQRYWRFGAFLDDHFIILVPAQMYRYEELGPVWYRGTADAIYQNLHLIDNNDPEVVAVFGGDHIYKMNIRHMVDFHQDVAADVTIAAYTVPIEEASRFGVIQVDEQWRIVDFQEKPEHPKPIPGRPGEALVSMGNYLFDKEPLVELLERDGKDPESSHDFGKDVLPAALAGGLRLFAYDFQSNPIPGAEGANTYWRDVGTLDSYFEANMDLVAVLPQFDLFNPEWPLRTANLFSPPAKFVHETGERVGQAFNSLLAGGVIVSGGTVRESVLFRRVRVNSYSLVENAVLFDDVEVGRHAKIKNAVIDKNVRIPEGVEIGYDLETDRARGFTVTPGGVVVVPKGYRFDL encoded by the coding sequence ATGCCGCCTGCCAAACGTTTGCGCGTACTGGGGATGATCCTCGCCGGAGGCCAGGGGAGCCGGCTCTACCCGCTGACCGCCAAGCGCTCGAAGCCCGCGGTGCCCTTCGGGGCCAAGTACCGGATCATCGACTTCGTGCTCAACAACTTCATGAACTCGGGCATCTACTCGGTCTACGTCCTCATCCAGTACAAGGCGCAGTCGCTGACCGAGCACATCCAGCGCTACTGGCGGTTCGGCGCGTTTCTGGACGACCACTTCATCATCCTCGTGCCGGCGCAGATGTACCGGTACGAGGAGCTGGGGCCCGTCTGGTACCGCGGCACCGCCGACGCCATCTACCAGAACCTGCACCTCATCGACAACAACGACCCCGAGGTGGTGGCCGTCTTCGGCGGCGACCACATCTACAAGATGAACATCCGCCACATGGTGGACTTCCATCAGGACGTGGCCGCCGACGTGACGATCGCCGCCTACACCGTGCCCATCGAGGAGGCGAGCCGCTTCGGGGTCATTCAGGTGGACGAGCAGTGGCGCATCGTGGACTTCCAGGAGAAGCCGGAGCACCCGAAGCCGATCCCCGGACGCCCCGGCGAGGCGCTGGTCTCGATGGGCAACTACCTGTTCGACAAGGAGCCGCTGGTCGAGCTGCTCGAGCGCGACGGCAAGGACCCCGAGTCGTCCCACGACTTCGGCAAGGACGTGCTGCCCGCGGCGCTCGCGGGAGGGCTGCGCCTCTTCGCCTACGACTTCCAGAGCAACCCCATTCCGGGCGCCGAGGGCGCGAACACCTACTGGCGCGACGTGGGCACCCTCGACTCCTACTTCGAGGCCAACATGGACCTAGTGGCCGTCCTGCCGCAGTTCGACCTCTTCAACCCCGAGTGGCCGCTGCGCACGGCCAACCTCTTCAGCCCCCCGGCCAAGTTCGTGCACGAGACCGGCGAGCGGGTGGGGCAGGCCTTCAACAGCCTGCTCGCGGGCGGCGTGATCGTGAGCGGGGGGACGGTGCGCGAATCCGTGCTCTTCCGGCGGGTGCGCGTCAACTCGTACAGCCTGGTGGAGAACGCCGTCCTCTTCGACGACGTCGAGGTGGGGCGGCACGCCAAGATCAAGAACGCGGTGATCGACAAGAACGTACGTATACCCGAAGGCGTCGAGATCGGGTACGATTTGGAAACCGACCGCGCGCGCGGCTTCACGGTGACCCCCGGCGGGGTGGTGGTGGTGCCCAAGGGGTATCGGTTCGACCTATGA
- a CDS encoding helix-turn-helix domain-containing protein, giving the protein MKLAERFRELRKERGWRLKDVAEATGLSIPYLSDLERDRTNPSLETLRTLAEAYGMSVHDLMAPVDFYGERTPAALPRGLAELLEDPVLGAEITPDWVETLSRIELRGKRPENKRDWYEIYLHLRRVLEG; this is encoded by the coding sequence ATGAAGCTGGCCGAGCGGTTTCGTGAGTTGCGCAAGGAGCGGGGCTGGCGGCTGAAGGACGTGGCCGAGGCCACGGGCCTCTCGATCCCCTACCTCTCCGACCTGGAGCGCGACCGCACCAACCCCAGCCTGGAGACGCTGCGCACCCTCGCCGAGGCCTACGGGATGAGCGTGCACGACCTGATGGCCCCCGTCGACTTCTACGGCGAGCGCACGCCCGCGGCGCTGCCCCGGGGCCTGGCCGAGCTGCTGGAGGACCCGGTGCTGGGCGCGGAGATCACCCCCGACTGGGTGGAGACCCTCTCGCGCATCGAGCTGCGCGGCAAGCGGCCCGAGAACAAGCGCGACTGGTACGAGATCTACCTGCACCTGAGGCGCGTGCTCGAGGGCTAG
- a CDS encoding winged helix-turn-helix transcriptional regulator, which produces MTSEPIETALALLGRQGTYRVLRALLDGPMRFGELQGVTRLLPRTLSLRLKEMDAMGWVVREQFAEVPPRVEYRLTPAAVALEPLLRAVEAWAEEHA; this is translated from the coding sequence ATGACGAGCGAACCAATCGAGACGGCGCTGGCCTTGTTGGGACGCCAGGGAACGTACCGCGTGCTGCGCGCACTGCTCGACGGACCGATGCGTTTCGGAGAGTTGCAAGGGGTCACGCGGCTGCTGCCCCGCACGCTATCGTTGCGCCTGAAGGAAATGGACGCCATGGGCTGGGTCGTGCGCGAACAGTTCGCCGAGGTGCCCCCGCGGGTGGAATACCGCCTCACCCCGGCCGCCGTGGCTTTGGAGCCTCTGCTGCGCGCCGTCGAGGCCTGGGCCGAAGAGCACGCCTGA
- a CDS encoding gamma-glutamylcyclotransferase family protein, which translates to MDRAGVFVYGSLLPGARYHAVARRAGLVRRTPARLEGYRLYALPAGYPAAVPGAGAVEGELFEFHDLEAALRVLDRFEDEGGLYRRVAVDVKTPAGVRRAWAYVADAAAAARRGGVPWPSGRWRGRRA; encoded by the coding sequence ATGGATCGGGCGGGCGTCTTCGTCTACGGCAGCCTGCTGCCGGGCGCGCGCTACCACGCGGTGGCCCGCCGCGCGGGCCTGGTGCGGCGCACCCCCGCGCGGCTCGAGGGGTACCGGCTCTACGCGCTGCCCGCCGGCTACCCGGCGGCGGTGCCGGGGGCGGGCGCGGTGGAGGGGGAGCTCTTCGAGTTTCACGACCTCGAGGCCGCATTGCGCGTCCTCGACCGCTTCGAGGACGAAGGCGGGCTCTACCGCCGGGTGGCCGTGGACGTGAAGACGCCCGCCGGCGTGCGGCGGGCGTGGGCCTACGTGGCGGACGCCGCGGCGGCGGCGCGCCGCGGCGGGGTGCCGTGGCCTAGCGGGCGCTGGCGGGGACGGCGCGCCTGA
- the groL gene encoding chaperonin GroEL (60 kDa chaperone family; promotes refolding of misfolded polypeptides especially under stressful conditions; forms two stacked rings of heptamers to form a barrel-shaped 14mer; ends can be capped by GroES; misfolded proteins enter the barrel where they are refolded when GroES binds), whose product MAKILVFDEEARRALERGVNAVANAVRVTLGPRGRNVVLEKKFGSPTITKDGVSVAKEIEIEDHLENIGAQLLKEVASKTNDVAGDGTTTATVLAQAIVREGLKNVAAGANPLSLKRGIDKAVEAAVEQIHKMAQPVEDRKAIEEVATISANDPEVGQLIADAMDKVGKEGIITVEESKGLETELEVVEGYQFDKGYLSPYFVNNPEAMEVQLEDPYILIVEKKVSNIRELLPVLEQVAQTGKPLMIIAEDVEGEALATLVVNKLRGTLNVAAVKAPGFGDRRKEMLKDIAAVTGGQVISEELGLKLENVTLSMLGQAELVRITKDETTIIGGKGKKEDIEARINQIKAELETTDSEYAREKLQERLAKLSGGVAVIRVGAATETELKERKHRFEDALSATRAAVEEGIVPGGGVTLLRITEAVDKVLAKLEGDEATGAKIVRRSLEEPTRQIAENAGFEGSVIVNEILQKKDPNYGFNAQSGEFGDMLKFGIVDPAKVTRSALQNAASIGSLVLTTEAVVAEKPEKKEAAPAGAGGMPDMDF is encoded by the coding sequence ATGGCAAAGATCCTCGTTTTTGACGAAGAAGCCCGTCGTGCGCTCGAGCGCGGCGTGAACGCGGTGGCCAACGCCGTGCGCGTGACCCTCGGCCCCCGGGGCCGCAACGTGGTGCTGGAGAAGAAGTTCGGCTCGCCGACGATCACCAAGGACGGCGTCAGCGTAGCCAAGGAGATCGAGATCGAGGACCACCTCGAGAACATCGGCGCTCAGCTGCTCAAGGAGGTGGCCTCCAAGACCAACGACGTCGCCGGTGACGGCACCACCACGGCCACCGTGCTGGCCCAGGCGATCGTGCGCGAGGGCCTGAAGAACGTGGCCGCCGGCGCCAACCCCCTGAGCCTCAAGCGCGGCATCGACAAGGCCGTGGAGGCCGCGGTCGAGCAGATCCACAAGATGGCCCAGCCGGTCGAGGACCGCAAGGCCATCGAGGAGGTCGCCACCATCTCGGCCAACGACCCCGAGGTGGGCCAGCTGATCGCCGACGCGATGGACAAGGTCGGCAAGGAAGGCATCATCACCGTCGAGGAGTCGAAGGGCCTGGAGACCGAGCTCGAGGTCGTCGAGGGCTACCAGTTCGACAAGGGCTACCTGAGCCCCTACTTCGTCAACAACCCCGAGGCGATGGAGGTGCAGCTCGAGGACCCCTACATCCTCATCGTCGAGAAGAAGGTCTCGAACATCCGCGAGCTGCTGCCCGTGCTCGAGCAGGTCGCCCAGACCGGCAAGCCGCTGATGATCATCGCCGAGGACGTCGAGGGCGAGGCCCTGGCGACCCTGGTGGTCAACAAGCTGCGCGGCACCCTCAACGTCGCCGCGGTCAAGGCCCCCGGCTTCGGTGACCGCCGCAAGGAGATGCTCAAGGACATCGCCGCGGTGACCGGCGGCCAGGTGATCAGCGAGGAGCTGGGCCTGAAGCTCGAAAACGTCACCCTCTCGATGCTGGGCCAGGCCGAGCTGGTGCGCATCACCAAGGACGAGACCACCATCATCGGCGGCAAGGGCAAGAAGGAGGACATCGAGGCCCGCATCAACCAGATCAAGGCGGAGCTCGAGACCACCGATTCGGAGTACGCCCGCGAGAAGCTGCAGGAGCGCCTCGCCAAGCTCTCGGGCGGCGTCGCGGTGATCCGCGTGGGCGCGGCTACCGAGACCGAGCTCAAGGAGCGCAAGCACCGCTTCGAGGACGCCCTCTCGGCCACCCGCGCGGCCGTCGAGGAGGGCATCGTCCCGGGCGGCGGCGTGACCCTGCTGCGCATCACCGAGGCCGTGGACAAGGTCCTGGCCAAGCTCGAGGGCGACGAGGCCACGGGCGCCAAGATCGTGCGCCGCAGCCTGGAGGAGCCCACCCGCCAGATCGCCGAGAACGCCGGCTTCGAGGGCTCGGTGATCGTCAACGAGATCCTGCAGAAGAAGGACCCCAACTACGGCTTCAACGCCCAGAGCGGCGAGTTCGGCGACATGCTCAAGTTCGGCATCGTCGACCCCGCCAAGGTGACCCGCAGCGCCTTGCAGAACGCCGCTTCGATCGGCTCGCTGGTGCTGACCACCGAGGCCGTGGTCGCCGAGAAGCCCGAGAAGAAGGAAGCGGCCCCCGCGGGCGCCGGCGGCATGCCCGACATGGACTTCTAA